Proteins encoded together in one Triticum dicoccoides isolate Atlit2015 ecotype Zavitan chromosome 7B, WEW_v2.0, whole genome shotgun sequence window:
- the LOC119341938 gene encoding uncharacterized protein LOC119341938: MGSLGPAVSVSMAKAVGGQQQQQPERGTFSCGFRMPLHYPRYRKTDYEEMPEWRIDCLLREYGLPVAGDVEDKRRFAMGAFLWPSQY; the protein is encoded by the coding sequence ATGGGATCCTTGGGCCCTGCCGTGAGCGTGAGCATGGCCAAGGCCGTCggcggccagcagcagcagcagccggagCGCGGCACGTTCAGCTGCGGCTTCCGGATGCCGCTGCATTACCCGCGGTACAGGAAGACGGACTACGAGGAGATGCCGGAGTGGCGCATCGACTGCCTGCTCCGGGAGTACGGCCTCCCCGTCGCCGGCGACGTCGAGGACAAGAGGAGGTTCGCCATGGGCGCCTTCCTCTGGCCCAGCCAGTATTGA